Proteins from a single region of Theobroma cacao cultivar B97-61/B2 chromosome 10, Criollo_cocoa_genome_V2, whole genome shotgun sequence:
- the LOC18586795 gene encoding metalloendoproteinase 2-MMP, protein MAYNAISFFSFFTLLILPLLFQSALADSKDKKPYPFDFLKHLQGCHKGDKVKDIRKLKKYLEQFGYLSYSKNKTHANDDDFDDLLESAIKTYQLNFHLNSNGALDTETVSKMMMPRCGVADIINGTSGMRSGKKKPHRAAGSKSIHEVSHYAFFPRSPRWPPSKSHLTYAFLPGTRADAVSPVAGAFQTWAANTHFRFSRIDNYRDADITIGFQRRDHGDGNPFDGPGGTLAHAFAPTIGRFHYDADETWSVSARPGTMHLETVALHEIGHLLGLSHSSIENAIMYPSITAGTSKGLARDDIEGIKALYNR, encoded by the coding sequence ATGGCATACAATGCAATTTCATTCTTCTCATTCTTCACCCTCCTTATCCTTCCACTGCTGTTTCAGTCTGCTTTAGCAGactcaaaagacaaaaagccATACCCATTTGATTTTCTCAAGCACCTCCAAGGGTGCCACAAGGGTGACAAGGTTAAAGACATACGTAAGCTCAAAAAGTATCTCGAACAATTCGGTTACTTGAGCTATAGCAAGAACAAAACTCATgccaatgatgatgatttcgATGATCTCCTGGAGTCTGCCATCAAAACTTACCAGCTAAATTTCCATTTGAATTCCAATGGAGCTTTGGACACCGAGACAGTATCAAAGATGATGATGCCTCGATGTGGGGTAGCAGATATCATCAATGGTACATCTGGGATGCGTTCGGGCAAGAAAAAGCCCCACCGAGCTGCAGGCTCTAAATCTATCCATGAAGTATCCCACTATGCTTTCTTCCCACGAAGCCCTAGATGGCCACCTTCCAAGTCCCATCTCACCTATGCATTTCTTCCAGGGACTCGTGCCGATGCTGTGAGCCCCGTTGCAGGAGCTTTCCAAACATGGGCTGCAAATACACACTTCAGATTTTCGAGGATTGACAACTATAGAGATGCTGATATCACTATTGGCTTCCAACGTCGAGATCATGGAGATGGAAACCCTTTCGACGGCCCTGGTGGAACATTAGCTCATGCTTTCGCACCAACTATTGGAAGATTCCACTATGATGCAGATGAAACATGGTCTGTAAGTGCTAGGCCAGGCACTATGCACTTGGAGACTGTTGCATTGCATGAAATTGGACACCTTCTCGGTTTGAGTCACAGCTCGATTGAGAATGCCATTATGTACCCAAGCATCACGGCAGGAACATCCAAGGGTTTGGCTAGGGATGATATTGAAGGAATCAAGGCTCTATATAACAGATGA